A single window of Anomaloglossus baeobatrachus isolate aAnoBae1 chromosome 5, aAnoBae1.hap1, whole genome shotgun sequence DNA harbors:
- the GHRH gene encoding somatoliberin yields MVMHRFLYLVLLQFGFYVHCYLMHPNYSYDQTSKYSRNVNLPVLKRSPMQDWSLDEAQGFVRGLSEKRMERHVDAIFTNTYRKFLGQISARRYLQNMMGKRLGQDDLGSLYPSDRETGQRNLRDTLASLLTSLKNPEWGTDEPQPL; encoded by the exons AT GGTGATGCACAGATTCCTGTATCTTGTATTGCTGCAATTTGGGTTTTACGTTCACTGCTATTTGATGCATCCAAACTACAG TTATGACCAGACGTCTAAATACAGCAGAAATGTAAATCTTCCAGTGCTGAAGAGAAGCCCCATGCAAGACTGGTCTCTGGATGAGGCACAGGGATTTGTTCGGGGTCTTTCAGAGAAAAG AATGGAGAGACACGTAGATGCTATATTCACCAACACCTATAGAAAATTCCTGGGACAGATTTCAGCCAGGCGATACCTACAGAACATGATGGGGAAACGACTAGG ACAGGATGATTTAGGATCACTATACCCAAGTGATCGTGAGACAGGTCAGAGGAACCTGAGGGATACACTTGCATCACTGCTGACGAGCCT AAAAAACCCTGAGTGGGGAACAGATGAGCCTCAGCCATTATAG